The following are encoded in a window of Telmatobacter sp. DSM 110680 genomic DNA:
- a CDS encoding MFS transporter, translating into MENARRLPPTWLMGLTNAPFGLTGGFCAVVIPELLAAHGIPAGHVAAIAAAILSPGFWIFAVSPMLDAWLSRRTYAVIFGSLTAVAIAVTVAHPDRPGLVEAVMLPGFAAAMLYQGSVGGWMGSLVDKKEDGRLGVWFAVSNLGAGGLMMILAGQLVSRLAPALAGMLMGSAVLVPMLLFLVIPSPPARRRPARESFGRFNRELVSLLKQRSVLMALALFLFPAASFALTNVLGGTGADFSANDRTVSLFAGVGSSLAGIAGSFLLFPLARRFPLRPVYLAIGIVGAIFTLSLLTLPRQPWSFGVAITGENLFQALAFATGNGIAFEVIGPDNPFAATLFTVLLAASNMPITYMQLIDGKGYDWMGLTGSIVTDAGVSIVACLTLAWMLFRWRGRPDTALQPIVPLPENAD; encoded by the coding sequence ATGGAGAATGCGCGGCGGCTGCCGCCAACGTGGCTGATGGGTCTGACCAACGCGCCGTTCGGGCTCACGGGCGGTTTTTGCGCCGTTGTCATTCCTGAGCTTCTTGCTGCCCACGGCATTCCCGCGGGACACGTTGCCGCCATTGCTGCTGCAATTCTTTCGCCCGGCTTCTGGATCTTTGCTGTCTCTCCGATGCTGGATGCGTGGTTGAGCCGCCGGACTTACGCGGTAATCTTCGGATCGCTCACCGCAGTCGCTATCGCCGTCACCGTGGCGCATCCTGACCGACCCGGCCTGGTTGAAGCGGTCATGCTGCCCGGCTTCGCCGCGGCCATGCTCTACCAGGGTTCGGTAGGAGGATGGATGGGCAGCCTCGTCGACAAGAAAGAGGACGGACGGCTCGGCGTATGGTTCGCGGTCTCGAACCTCGGCGCAGGCGGGCTGATGATGATTCTCGCCGGTCAACTGGTCAGCCGGCTTGCGCCGGCGTTGGCTGGAATGCTGATGGGCAGCGCAGTTCTTGTGCCGATGCTTCTCTTTCTTGTGATCCCGTCGCCTCCGGCGCGTCGCAGACCGGCACGGGAGAGCTTTGGACGATTCAATCGCGAGTTGGTGTCGCTGCTGAAGCAGAGAAGCGTCCTGATGGCGTTGGCACTCTTTCTTTTTCCCGCAGCGTCTTTTGCGCTTACGAACGTTCTGGGAGGAACGGGCGCTGACTTCTCTGCTAACGACCGCACCGTCAGTTTGTTCGCAGGAGTTGGATCTTCACTAGCAGGTATTGCGGGGAGCTTTCTGCTGTTTCCGCTAGCGCGTCGATTCCCTCTTCGTCCCGTTTATCTTGCCATCGGCATCGTAGGAGCCATCTTTACGCTGAGTCTTCTGACTCTACCGCGTCAGCCGTGGAGCTTTGGCGTCGCGATCACCGGCGAAAATTTGTTTCAAGCGCTCGCTTTTGCCACTGGGAATGGGATCGCCTTTGAAGTTATCGGTCCCGACAATCCCTTCGCTGCTACGCTTTTTACCGTTCTGCTGGCTGCCAGCAACATGCCCATCACTTACATGCAGCTCATCGATGGGAAAGGATATGACTGGATGGGCTTGACCGGCAGTATTGTCACGGACGCTGGCGTCAGCATTGTGGCATGCCTGACGCTTGCGTGGATGCTGTTCCGCTGGCGAGGGCGTCCGGACACTGCGCTTCAACCGATCGTTCCCCTTCCCGAAAACGCGGATTAA
- a CDS encoding isochorismatase family cysteine hydrolase: MAHLKIEASRTALLSMDLQASVVKIYTKDEPEFLYRVRSALSAARNNNIRVIHVRVGFRPGLPEVDTRNQLIGAIKNSPQWQQIFQGPAGAIHGDVAPNDDEVVITKHRIGAFAGTELDMILRANRIDTLILLGIATSGVVLSTLLHASDADYNLFVLRDCCADLDAELRACLTERFFPQRATVITADELVKALQSTSV; the protein is encoded by the coding sequence ATGGCTCATCTGAAGATTGAAGCAAGCCGCACCGCACTGTTGAGCATGGATCTGCAGGCCTCGGTGGTTAAGATCTACACAAAAGATGAGCCGGAGTTCCTCTACCGCGTCAGAAGCGCGCTCAGTGCGGCCCGGAACAACAACATCCGCGTAATCCACGTGCGGGTGGGTTTTCGACCGGGGCTTCCCGAAGTGGATACGCGAAACCAGCTCATCGGCGCGATCAAGAATTCCCCTCAATGGCAGCAGATCTTCCAGGGACCTGCCGGTGCAATTCATGGGGACGTTGCGCCAAATGACGACGAAGTTGTGATCACCAAGCACCGCATCGGCGCATTTGCCGGTACAGAACTCGACATGATTCTGCGGGCAAACAGAATCGATACCCTCATCCTGCTGGGAATCGCGACCAGCGGTGTGGTGCTGTCGACATTACTGCATGCCAGTGACGCCGACTATAACCTCTTCGTTCTGAGGGATTGCTGCGCCGATCTGGACGCCGAGCTGCGTGCCTGTCTGACGGAAAGATTCTTTCCTCAGCGGGCCACCGTCATCACTGCTGATGAGCTGGTGAAGGCGCTTCAATCGACGTCAGTTTGA
- a CDS encoding DHA2 family efflux MFS transporter permease subunit: protein MPELQTEPQAPAGGAPAKTMENPDAASMTQWKPRVNPWLIAATVALAAFMEVLDTSIANVALPHIAGSLGASTDQSTWVLTSYLVSNAIVLPLGGWASSLMGRRNFFVFCITVFTIASFLCGAAPSLPMLLIFRVIQGAGGGGMQPMAQAIMADSFEPHKRGQAFALYGLVAVLAPSIGPTLGGWITDNYTWRWIFFINIPVGILAFILVTRLVEDPPWIKADPSKLKNMDYMGLAFLTIAMGGMQIMLDKGEEQDWFSSSFICFFAVLFVGGIIGLVWWEWRQKNPLINLRLFRFKNFAICCFLMMLVGGVLNANTVLQPQFMQQLLGYNATTAGLALTAGGIALVVVMPMAGFATGKISARTLAVVGFIMFIVTFRYAAYVTTLQMSFSQASWLRVVQMLPLPFCFISITNAAYVGMPKEESNQVAGLINFVRNLGGSIMIAITNAQVTSRSLWHQQHLQGAMQAGSNAFEQHRQALSGFLSGTFGGPNSGGMALASIYNQLNQQAQMQGYQDVYMELSWLSFFLVFMAFMLNANRPGQGPGASAMH from the coding sequence TTGCCCGAGTTGCAGACAGAGCCGCAAGCGCCCGCAGGCGGAGCGCCGGCCAAGACGATGGAGAATCCTGACGCCGCATCAATGACGCAGTGGAAGCCGCGCGTCAATCCGTGGCTGATTGCTGCCACGGTGGCGCTGGCGGCATTCATGGAAGTGCTGGACACCTCCATCGCTAACGTTGCGCTGCCGCATATTGCCGGCAGCCTGGGAGCGAGCACCGACCAAAGCACGTGGGTGCTGACCAGCTACCTGGTGTCGAATGCAATTGTGCTCCCCCTGGGTGGATGGGCGTCGAGCCTGATGGGGCGGCGCAACTTTTTTGTCTTCTGCATCACCGTCTTTACTATTGCGAGTTTTCTCTGCGGTGCTGCACCGTCTCTGCCCATGCTGCTGATTTTCCGGGTGATTCAGGGCGCGGGTGGCGGCGGCATGCAACCCATGGCGCAAGCCATCATGGCCGACTCGTTTGAGCCGCACAAGCGCGGACAGGCGTTCGCGCTTTACGGATTGGTTGCGGTACTGGCTCCCTCGATTGGACCAACGCTGGGCGGTTGGATTACGGATAACTACACTTGGCGCTGGATCTTCTTCATCAACATTCCAGTGGGCATTCTGGCGTTCATTCTGGTGACGCGGCTTGTCGAAGATCCGCCGTGGATCAAGGCTGATCCGTCCAAACTGAAGAACATGGATTACATGGGGCTGGCATTCCTCACCATCGCGATGGGCGGCATGCAGATCATGCTGGACAAGGGCGAGGAACAAGACTGGTTCAGTTCCAGCTTCATTTGTTTCTTCGCCGTTCTTTTCGTTGGAGGGATCATCGGGCTGGTCTGGTGGGAGTGGCGACAAAAAAATCCGCTGATCAACCTAAGGCTTTTTCGATTTAAGAATTTCGCAATATGTTGTTTCTTAATGATGCTGGTGGGCGGTGTGCTGAATGCGAATACCGTTCTACAGCCGCAGTTCATGCAGCAGTTGCTGGGTTATAACGCGACCACTGCGGGCCTCGCGCTGACGGCGGGCGGCATTGCGCTTGTCGTGGTGATGCCGATGGCGGGATTTGCAACGGGGAAGATTTCTGCGCGAACGCTGGCCGTGGTCGGGTTCATCATGTTCATCGTGACGTTCCGCTATGCAGCCTACGTTACGACGTTGCAGATGAGCTTTTCGCAGGCGTCGTGGCTGCGCGTGGTGCAGATGCTGCCGCTTCCCTTCTGCTTCATTTCGATCACGAATGCCGCCTACGTAGGCATGCCGAAGGAAGAGAGTAACCAGGTCGCGGGCCTGATCAACTTCGTGCGAAATCTTGGCGGCAGTATCATGATCGCTATCACCAACGCACAGGTGACCTCGCGCTCGCTCTGGCACCAACAACATCTTCAAGGCGCGATGCAGGCAGGATCGAATGCATTTGAACAGCACCGGCAGGCGCTCTCCGGTTTCTTGAGTGGAACATTTGGCGGCCCCAACAGCGGAGGCATGGCGCTGGCTTCGATCTACAACCAGTTGAACCAGCAGGCGCAGATGCAGGGCTACCAGGATGTCTACATGGAGCTCTCCTGGCTGTCGTTCTTTCTGGTCTTCATGGCGTTCATGCTCAATGCGAACCGGCCGGGACAGGGGCCGGGCGCTTCTGCGATGCACTAA
- a CDS encoding MFS transporter: protein MAAAAVTLCGVCAFLELYCTQPLLPLLAHLFHASKTGVGMTVSAATLGVAISAPVFGAVTERLARKRVIVISLLGVSIPTLLAATSTSLTQLIFWRFLQGIMVPGIIAVVVTYIGEEWPPERVALIMSFYVSGTALGGFMGRISAGILADYYSWRVSFLVLGSAALVGAAAVAMWLPHGHRRTAIQPKAGSLPTFPYQVQAMFRNRRLVATFAVGFNVLFSLVGVFTWITFYLSAAPFSLSITALSSLFFVYLIGLIVTPGAGYLITRVGLRAGIGGAICCSIAGVLLTLMHSLPLVIVGLAMLSSGVFVAQTASQSHLRVAAPSGARVTAAGIYITCYYLGGTAAGVVPGAFWAFGKWPACVAFIVAMQLLALTIAVIGWREPTVTPPANPMASAAM from the coding sequence ATGGCAGCCGCGGCGGTAACCTTGTGCGGGGTGTGTGCCTTTCTCGAGCTTTACTGCACGCAGCCTTTGCTGCCCTTGCTGGCGCACCTGTTTCATGCTTCCAAGACCGGGGTGGGGATGACAGTTTCTGCCGCGACGCTGGGAGTGGCGATCTCCGCACCCGTTTTTGGAGCTGTCACCGAGAGGCTGGCTCGAAAGCGCGTGATTGTGATTTCGCTGCTGGGTGTTTCTATCCCTACGCTGCTAGCCGCAACGTCAACATCGCTGACGCAACTAATCTTCTGGCGCTTCCTGCAGGGGATTATGGTGCCGGGCATCATCGCCGTAGTGGTCACCTACATTGGGGAAGAATGGCCGCCGGAACGGGTTGCGTTGATCATGAGCTTCTATGTAAGCGGCACGGCTCTGGGCGGTTTTATGGGGCGCATCTCCGCGGGCATTCTGGCGGACTACTATAGTTGGCGCGTGAGCTTTCTTGTCCTTGGTTCGGCTGCACTGGTGGGAGCTGCGGCCGTTGCGATGTGGCTACCGCACGGTCATCGCCGAACGGCGATCCAACCCAAAGCCGGCTCCCTTCCCACGTTTCCTTACCAGGTCCAGGCAATGTTCCGGAATCGGCGACTGGTGGCTACATTTGCTGTGGGATTTAATGTTCTTTTCTCGCTGGTCGGGGTCTTTACGTGGATCACGTTCTATTTGAGTGCTGCACCATTTTCGCTTTCGATCACGGCGCTAAGTTCGCTGTTTTTTGTTTACCTGATCGGGCTGATCGTTACGCCGGGAGCAGGATACCTGATTACGCGCGTGGGTTTGCGCGCCGGGATAGGCGGGGCAATCTGCTGTTCGATTGCAGGCGTGCTGCTCACGCTGATGCACTCTCTGCCTTTGGTAATTGTGGGGCTGGCCATGCTGTCGAGCGGAGTCTTTGTGGCACAGACCGCGTCGCAAAGCCACCTGCGGGTGGCAGCTCCGTCGGGAGCACGGGTGACGGCGGCGGGGATTTATATCACTTGTTACTACCTCGGCGGCACTGCGGCCGGCGTCGTGCCGGGGGCCTTCTGGGCGTTTGGGAAGTGGCCTGCGTGCGTGGCTTTTATCGTTGCAATGCAGTTGCTGGCATTGACGATTGCCGTGATTGGTTGGCGTGAGCCGACAGTCACACCTCCCGCGAACCCCATGGCAAGTGCCGCAATGTGA
- a CDS encoding MFS transporter, producing MEAFASRDFRRYQLARVAVILGAEAQAVAVAWQVYSITHRALDLGYTGLALFLPGLFFLLPAGHVADRFDRRHVILCCYTLQVFCTLALLALALWGAHHVFSIYAVLFLIGTGRAFSAPASSALLPHLVPEKHFVNAVTWGGAIFQLANVTGPALGGLLFTLPLVGFLHSAGLEGAGIVYIFTLLTLVWFLALILSLHVRPGRMEHRAASLKVVLAGFQYVRSSPVLLGSMSLDLFVVLLGGAVALMPIFANEVLHTGPRGLGALRAAPAIGALTMSLVIARFPITRKAGSRMFVCVGIFGVATVIFGLSKSLWLSLAALAISGAADMISVIIRGSLLQLATPAEMRGRVSAVNSLFIGASNELGEFESGLTAQWWGAVRATIFGGMASLAVAGTWAAVFPGLRRTDELSAESLRPKPGPASLQSPAAG from the coding sequence ATGGAGGCTTTTGCCTCTCGCGATTTTCGACGATACCAGCTAGCCCGCGTTGCCGTAATTCTCGGTGCCGAAGCGCAGGCCGTAGCAGTAGCTTGGCAGGTCTACTCCATCACCCATCGAGCTCTCGATCTCGGATATACCGGTCTGGCGCTCTTTCTTCCGGGGCTGTTCTTTCTGCTTCCAGCCGGACACGTAGCCGACCGCTTCGATCGCCGTCACGTGATCCTCTGCTGCTATACGCTTCAAGTCTTCTGCACCTTGGCGCTTTTGGCCCTGGCGCTCTGGGGAGCACACCACGTCTTCTCCATCTACGCCGTACTTTTTTTGATTGGCACCGGACGCGCCTTCTCCGCACCAGCCAGTTCTGCTCTCCTCCCGCACCTGGTTCCGGAAAAGCACTTCGTCAACGCCGTGACCTGGGGAGGCGCCATCTTCCAACTCGCCAACGTTACCGGCCCGGCGCTCGGCGGATTGCTCTTCACGCTGCCCCTGGTAGGTTTCCTTCACAGCGCAGGACTTGAGGGTGCAGGAATCGTCTACATCTTCACGCTACTCACGCTGGTCTGGTTTCTTGCCCTCATTCTCAGCCTCCACGTGCGACCTGGGCGCATGGAGCATCGCGCCGCTTCGCTCAAAGTGGTGCTTGCAGGGTTTCAATACGTGCGCAGTTCCCCAGTGCTCCTCGGATCCATGTCGCTCGATCTCTTCGTGGTCCTCCTCGGCGGAGCGGTAGCCTTAATGCCCATCTTCGCCAACGAAGTGCTGCACACTGGGCCACGCGGCTTGGGTGCGCTGCGGGCGGCTCCGGCCATTGGCGCGCTCACCATGTCTCTGGTAATCGCACGGTTCCCCATCACCCGCAAAGCCGGCTCGCGCATGTTTGTCTGCGTCGGCATCTTCGGCGTGGCAACCGTGATCTTCGGATTATCAAAGAGTCTCTGGCTTTCGCTCGCCGCCCTGGCCATCAGCGGCGCTGCCGATATGATCAGCGTCATCATCCGCGGATCGCTGCTGCAGCTCGCCACCCCTGCGGAAATGCGCGGCCGCGTCAGCGCAGTCAACTCGCTCTTCATTGGCGCATCCAACGAACTGGGCGAGTTTGAAAGCGGCCTGACCGCGCAGTGGTGGGGCGCCGTGCGTGCAACCATCTTCGGCGGGATGGCGTCACTAGCCGTCGCCGGAACCTGGGCAGCAGTGTTTCCCGGCCTTCGCCGAACTGACGAGCTAAGCGCGGAGTCTCTTCGCCCCAAGCCCGGCCCCGCAAGCCTGCAATCTCCGGCGGCCGGTTAA